The genomic DNA acatagttatataattacattaatattttgtacttacatttttattcttttactgCAAGTGAGATATCTATTAGTATAGCCTTTCCTTcttgattaattttaacattttttgtcTCAGGagtatcaatattttataagtACAGAATATTATATCTATCAGGGGCATATTGTTACAGAGTCCTTTTAAGGATTGATGTTCTGCCCTATCCTTTAGGAATTGATGCTGTACCCTATCCTCCACGAGAATTTTCACCTTTTCTTGTAAAACCTACTCAAAAAATAATATCCATTCTTAGTATACATTTGATGGTAACAAGATGCAATCCTGTTTCACCACCTCTGATTGCACTAAGTTCATAGATGCCACTGTTGCACGTGTAATGATAGATTGTCTTGGTCTAAGCAAGAAGGAAATGGCTGATTTCTGTTCCTATGTTACTCCCTCAGGAAAAATCGAGGTTTACATGATTATTAACTAATATCAAATAGAAAAAAGTATAAATCCTGCAAATGGAAAGAGCATGTTAAAAATCCACTTTAGACAACTTTGTTTTGACATTCATTATTTAAGCTTTAACGCAATTATACAtattcatggacttgaattctatGCCCTGTTATTAGCACAATAATGggaatatttaattttctatgaacaaaggcctatgatagggtccctagagaagtattatggagggttttagagaagaaaggagtccggatagcctatatacaaagctcttaaggacatgtatcacggtacagaaacaagggtcagaacatgcggaggggatactgaaccgtttaaaattacaatgagactgcatcaaggttttgcactaagtccatacttaattgctttagtaatggatgaactcactaaacacatttagACAGAGGTACCACGATATATGCTATTTGCaaatgacatagtgttggtgaatgaaacaaaagagtgagtgaacactaagcttgagttgtggagaaacaacttagaatctaagggatttaaattaagtagaaggaaaacagaatatatgaaatgtaaatttagtaagaacgTAAGAGTAgagaatgttataataaaattggaagaccaaatctcataaaaaaaaaggactattttcgatatttgggattagtgattcaaaaagatggagaaatttacgaggatgtcacgcatagaattaaggcaggttggctaaaatggagaaatgcatcataGGTGTtgtgtgatggtaaaatcccattaaaactgaaagaaaaattctataggatagcaataagaccagtcttgttgtatgacttagaatgttgggcagtcaaataccaacataagcaaaagacgagcgcagcggagatgaggatgctaagatggatgtgcggccatacaaaaaaagataaaattagtaatgaagttattcgtaataaggtaagagtaatgccaattgaggagaagatgagagagactagactaagatggtttgatcatgcgagaaggagactaagagatgctcctgtgaggagagttgatgaaatggaacaactagtcaaaaaaagaggtagagatagatccaagaagactttgggagagactttaaagtttgatatgaaatgtatggacctaaatgaatatatgacaaaagacagaaatacatggaagtctagaattcatgtagctgaccccacataatgggataaaggttagatatgttgttgttgtttaaaaTGCATTGGACTCCACCTAGTGCGATCCAAGGTTTACAATGCATTGGACTCCACCTAGTGCGATCAAGGTTTGTGATTGTAgcatttgtaaataaaatcacCATCCTAGTGATGTAAGTGAATGGCAAGCTTCTATAGGCAATGCAATTAAGAGCCCAACGTGAGGTAGGGCCATGAATGGCAAACAATTTTAGTAATATTTACCTGAACTGAACCCCAACTGTAGTGTGTGAATGATTGCTATTAGTGGCCTTAAGTGCAAAGCCATTTAAAAAAACTACATTAACCTTTTAGCCATTGGCATGAATCTTAAGGAAAGCAGGTAGTACCTCTTGAATGCAAAGACAAGTATTTGCAAGGCTAGATTCGAAGTCCGCCACTCAAGTAGCAGTTGGTGTAGTTCTCTCACAACTAGGGGATTGACTGTAGATAGCACGAAAGAGCcacaataaaattaacaatcGTGCTAGAAAGAGGTACTAGGGAGTAGGGAACAAACCATTGTACCTACCTTAATATTTGTCTCATTTTGTTTACCAGTCAACCAGCCATTGGATCAGAACCATTACTCTGAATGATTTGGGGAGGATGAGCAGGAAATATAATCCGTGCCTGTCCTGGAGCAGGAGCAGGAGCAGTTATCCCTGAGGAAAATCAACCAAGCAGCTTAAAATATACCCACACATGCAGCGTGCTCAGAATGTTTCTAGTTCTTACTCCAGCACATCATTATTCTTCTAATTTCATCTGTTATAGTTACAAAGTTGTAAATCTGAAATCATGAGATCAAATAAGGCAGTTCATATTTGACAGATGCTTCCAATCAAAAAGGAGTATTAGCAATGATATGCCATGTAAATGATATATGGCAACAAACATATGCACAAAAATGTGTTAtgtaattcagatgaatatcaTAAAAATTGGATTGAGTAAtaaacaaaacacacacataaaaTATATGCAACACATTTGCTCTTTGTATATacaaacaaattgaaaattgtaaatacaaaataattattgtatGATAGCAGTCTGCAATTCCATCTTttccaaaagaaaattttcatgttttgagtctCAAATCACTTTGTAGTAATCACTGAACTATAACATCAAATGTAAACTATATGTCGGTCTATGTTTATGAATGCCTGGCCTAGGTGGATGAAATTACATATTTTAGTTGGCAAGCAATTTCACAAGGCATCAAAATCAAGGTAAAATATCATTTACAGATACAAACACTTGACTCACTTTATTTACCTCTGCTTCTCAAATATTTTGTGTGACACGTGTTCAGATTGGCAAACTTCCCCAGGCAGAAATGATACAGTTGGATTTGACCATCACATGCACCATTATTCTTTTACCAAATCTTTTGGCTCTTTTATGTGAGgcttctcatttttctccttttgcctttttttttttttgttttttcagttCCCCTGTTTTTTTACTGCAAGATACTGAAGTGATAACAAGATCACCACCCCATTAATTTCTATAGGTAAGGTCAGGTACCTTGTCTATCATCTCTATCCATAATCATATTTTCAGTAAAACCATCAGCACATGTTATATCTAAGAATTTTTCACCAAGTATCTTGTGGTGTTCCCTTACCTATTTTGATACAAACTTTTTCAATTACATCTAATTTTTGCACAAGCGCATCTCTTGACCTCACATAATTAAACCATTTTAATCATGTTTTGCAcatttttatcttcaatagatgCAACTATGACCCtattacaaataatctcatCTACAATTGTCTTCTCTTGTATAAGCACATATCTGCCATGACATTCTCATCCTGATTACACAAATTTTGTACCATGCaacaaaactagtcttataGGCATCCaactaaaattttcttttagctttaaagggtattttataataacataaatgttgaaagcagattttttttttttttaaatttagccatTCTGCCTTAATCATAACATCCTCAATAATTGTATcgtttttttaagaatttaatccaaaatatataaaccaattttttcttagaatgacttaattttcaaatctcaccacaACACCATCTACacttctatttttaataaacTTGTTCTGGATTCTAAAATGTCCCTCCATATCTCAGGCTTAGTGTTCAAAACCTCTTTTGTCTAATCCACTaaaacaatgtcatctacaaataACATACATCAAGATACCTCTTCTTGGATATGCTTAGCGGTAGATTGTTGATATATCATGTTCAAGCTCTGTGATACACGTCTATAATAACTTGCATAAAAGCAACTCAAACCCTCTTCCTTCTAAACCCTCCATGAATCATAGGTTTTTAAATCTATGAACACCATGtgtcaatcttttttttttttaatttttttggttcttttttgtttatctaTAGACCTTTTTCACTAGTTGCCTCAACAAGTATGTATCTTTCATTGTTGAGCACCCAAGCATGAaacaaaattgattttcaacgAGATTGGTCTCTTTATCTTTACTCAATCACCATCTCTCAAAATTTAGTAGTGTGCCCCATTATCTTGAACATTCTGCAATTTTTACAACTTTGAACATTTTCTTTGTCCTTGTAAATAGACACTACATGCTTTTTCTCATCATCAAGTATCATCCTTGATTTAAGAAATGATATTGAATAGTTTTCTTAACCATAAAATGCTTAGGGTACGAATGTGCTGTTCTACCAAAAAAGAGGACACTTAGTAGTCTTTTTTTATGGAGAAGGCTGGAAGCATTTTGGTCAATCTTAAGATgagtaaatttctttttttttatcttgtcaAAATTAGCTCCTTGTTAAGTAGCCTAAATGAAGATGTATTCTGATTCATTATGATTTCCTTATCCACTCTTCCATACAAGGGTGTTTACCACTAGAATCATTGTGATTCCACAGGCCTATCCATCTGCCCCACTCAAGAGTTGATCCAGCATCCATAAGATGCAGACTCCAGATCTGAGTATTGCATTAACTCAGCTAACTGTAACACTGCACAAGCTCTGGATACGTGGTCTATGAGCCAGAAAGGGTATTTGAAGAAAGCATACCAGATTTGGCACATACCTGAAAAGTTATCAATGGGGGCTGCCCTTATCTTACATGTCCAAATGCATACAACTAAGTGACGAAATGCTAGGTATGCAATTCTATATTCCAATCAGGATGAAGCTAAACAATAAAAAagcggggagagagagagagagagagagacctgtcTGGTAAGGTGGTTGAGTTGTGACAACAGTTTCTGTAGTTACTCCATTCACACGGGGTCCTCCATATAGTGGAACATGGCCTGGCATCAAATTGGCTTGGATGGTTTGATAGCCTTGGCTAGGATGAACCATTTGCCCATACGGTAGAATATTTGTATTAACCGTGCCAGGTACTCCATACATCTGAAGGTAATTTTGACCCATATAAGGATTGTAGATGCCCTAGCAAATAGAGAAAACAGATTGCATCAAATTTATTTCTAAGCCAAATTGAGTTCTATAATAACCAAGTGTATTCAGATTTGAACTTACTGACCTGTGGGTAGAAATATTCAGATCCATAACCTGTATACCTGTCAAAGTAAAGATTAATGCCTTGATGTCAAAGACATATCAACCAGTTCAGGCTGTACAGAAATAGAAAAGGGAGCTCAGATGATCACATAATTGGGACACATGAAACTCTGAATCCATAAGCAATAgaagatttattttcttatattagCAAAATTAATAAGACATCTTAGAGTCAAGAGATGGAGAATGGAAGTAACAAACAAGtcccccacccccccaaaatatatatatatatatattgggggAACAAATTTAGAGTTTTCTCATGAGACATTTTGAGACGTCGTAATATAATgcctttgaaaattttgattggcaTACTGATGCCCCTCAGTCCATGTAAGGATATATAAACACACTATAAATGGTGTTGTCAGTGCAAGCATTGGCTCCCCCTTTGAGAAGGTAACACACTTCAAATGAAGAATGCACAACAAGGTGAACAATGTCTGTGGGTAAACTAACTAAACAACcttgttcttctttctttaATATCAAATATCATAAGAAATTTCTATGAAGAAATTGCTATCTAATCTTAATTAACAGGAGTGAGCAATAAAAAAATCCAGTGTAAGTTAAATCGGCCTTCCAGTTTCCAAATAACACGACTATACTTTGAAGAGCTGGCAATGAATACACTACTTAAAAGGTATTAAGGGGAATCATCTTAGCAGATGGAAAAGGTTCAAGGAAACTATCGAGTCAGATGGTTCTTTACAAGTACAGAATTGGAATATTTCACTCAAACTCCAACAGCCATAGCAAAACAGCCAAAAGCTAACCTTACCTCTTGACATCATGATAACAATAGAGGCTTACTACTTGAAGGAAAACCACTCACCCATATGCTGGATATCCAGTCCCAGCTTGGTAGTTGAAAGAGACTGGTCGGTGAAAAATTGGGCTTCCCACATAGGCACTCCTAGGGATCTGAGGTATTCCATAATACTGCATTGCTGATCTCGGGTgtcctaaaaataaaataaagcataGATTACCACCAGTTCTTAGGGGAGAACAGAAAAGAAGTAtttaaaacaaccaaaaagaaaCTGCAGTCCATCATATTAGAAAGCATGTAATTCTGTACTTCGTAATATTTGCATGAGTAAAATTTTCTCTGTAAAAGAGTtccacacatcatgaaattaaaatcaagattACTTGTTCAAATAGAGAAAGGAGGAATAGAAGAAATCACAATCATGATCTCTGGTTCACATGCAATTTTGGCCTTCCAACTGGAAATAAGTTCAATCAACCATGAATTTTGCACTTTTCTGTTTCAGGAGTGATTGGTTCTGCAATTATTTTCAACAGACAAGACAACTTTATGCAAAAAATTATGGCTCAACTCCAACAATCTGTACTTAGTTTCATTTTGTGA from Diospyros lotus cultivar Yz01 chromosome 4, ASM1463336v1, whole genome shotgun sequence includes the following:
- the LOC127800724 gene encoding uncharacterized protein LOC127800724 — encoded protein: MAHQSIPGAGSGLQFVNHRHHHHYHHPFGDTTYTKVFVGGLAWETQSETLRRHFEQFGEILEAVVINDKHTGRSKGYGFVTFRDPESAKKACVDPNPVIDGRRANCNLASLGRPQPYTPYGHPRSAMQYYGIPQIPRSAYVGSPIFHRPVSFNYQAGTGYPAYGYTGYGSEYFYPQGIYNPYMGQNYLQMYGVPGTVNTNILPYGQMVHPSQGYQTIQANLMPGHVPLYGGPRVNGVTTETVVTTQPPYQTGITAPAPAPGQARIIFPAHPPQIIQSNGSDPMAG